The following proteins are encoded in a genomic region of Saccharopolyspora antimicrobica:
- the rplJ gene encoding 50S ribosomal protein L10 gives MAKPDKVDAVTEIAGHFTTSTAAVVTEYRGLSMAQLSTLRRSLGAGTTYRVAKNTLVKRAAEQSGVEGLDDLFVGPTAIAFIEGEPVDAAKALKEFAKDNQSLVIKGGYMDGRALSVSEVESIADLDSREVTLSKLAGAMKAKMGQAAALFAAPASQVARLAAALQEKKGSDADA, from the coding sequence ATGGCGAAGCCCGACAAGGTCGATGCGGTCACCGAGATCGCTGGCCACTTCACCACTTCGACCGCTGCGGTCGTGACCGAGTACCGCGGGCTGTCCATGGCGCAGCTGTCCACGCTGCGCCGCTCCCTCGGAGCGGGCACCACGTACCGTGTCGCGAAGAACACGCTGGTCAAGCGTGCCGCCGAGCAGTCGGGCGTCGAGGGACTCGACGACCTGTTCGTCGGCCCGACCGCGATCGCCTTCATCGAGGGCGAGCCGGTCGACGCCGCAAAGGCCCTGAAGGAGTTCGCCAAGGACAACCAGTCCCTGGTGATCAAGGGCGGTTACATGGACGGCCGCGCGCTGTCCGTGTCCGAGGTCGAGAGCATCGCCGACCTCGACTCGCGCGAGGTCACGCTGAGCAAGCTGGCCGGTGCGATGAAGGCCAAGATGGGCCAGGCCGCCGCGCTGTTCGCTGCGCCGGCGTCCCAGGTGGCTCGGTTGGCTGCTGCTCTGCAGGAGAAGAAGGGCAGCGACGCCGACGCCTGA